The DNA window TGCGGATTTCGCCGATGACGTTGTGGACGTCGTCGATGGTGTCGGTGAGCCGTTGCCGGACTTCGGGGGCACGGGCGCGCTGCTGGGTGCCCTGCAGGGACAGCCCGATCGCGAACAGGCGCTGGATGACGTGGTCGTGCAGATCGCGGGCGATGCGGTCGCGGTCGCCGAGCAGTTGCAGCTCTTGCAGCTGCCGCTGGTCTTCGGCGAGTTGCAGTGCGGTCGCCGCCTGGTCGGCGAAGGCGGCGGCGAGCGGGAGCTGGTCGGGGTGGAAACCGGGCCGCTCGGCGTGGCGGAGTGCGACGAGCACCCCGGAGACCGAGCTGACCGCGCGCAGCGGCAGCACCAGCCCCGGGCCCCACGAGGTACCGAGGAGTTCCAGCTCACCGGTCAGCACCGGCACCCGCCGCGGTGTCGCGTCGCACAGCGCCGCCCCGCAGGTGGTTCCCGCCACGGAGATCGTGTGCCCGGTGAGCTCGTCGCCGCCGGTGCCGGCGGCGACCGTGATGACGAGCTCGGTGGTGTCCTCGATCGGGACGTCGGGATCGGCGCGCTGCGCGAGGAACGCGCGGTCGGCGTCGGTCAGCACCAGCGTTTGCCTGGCCACCAGGCTCAACACGTCGGTGGGGTTTTCGGCGGTGAGGAGCTGGGCGCGGATCTCGCTGGTGGCCTCCTGCCAGCGTTGCCGCATACGGGTTTCCTCGTACAGCCGCGCGTTCTCGACCGCGATACCGGCGGCCGCGGCGAGTGCCTGCACGACGACTTCGTCATCGTCGGTGAAGGGCTGGCCGCCGGTTTTCTCGGTGAGGTAGAGGTTCCCGAACACGGCGTCGCGGACTCGGACCGGCACGCCGAGGAAGGTGCGCATCGGCGGGTGGTGGTCGGGGAACCCGGACGAGGCGGGATGGTGCGACAGTTCGTCGAGCCGGATCGGCTTCGGCTGGTCGATGAGCAGTCCGAGCAACCCGTGGCCGGTGGGCAGGTTCCCGATGCGGTGCCGGGTCTGTTCGTCGATGCCTTCGTAGACGAATTCGGCCAGCCCGTCGCGGTCGGGGTTGAGCACGCCGAGCGCGCCGTAGCGGCAGTCGACCAGCTCGATCGCGGCGTGCACGATGCGGCGCAGCGTGGCGTCCAGTTCGAGGCCGGTGGCGACGGCGAGCATCGCGTCGAGCAGGCCGTCCATCTGGTCGCGCGCACCGACGAGGCGGTCGACGCGGTCCTGGACCTCCCTGAGCAGTTCCCGCAAGCGCAACTGGGACACGGTGTTCCTCAGTGATGGTGCCGTTTCTTGGGGGTGGGACCCGGCACGGTCGTTCATGGCATCAGCGTGGCACTCGGCGCGTGGTGATGCCAGTGTGTGGTCAGTCGCTGGGGTGTCTGCCGCGCAGCTCGGTGGCGAGTACCGCGGCTTGGGTGCGGCGTTGCATGCCGAGTTTGGTGAGGAGCCGGGAGACGTAGTTCTTGACGGTCTTTTCGGCGAGGTACATGCGGGTGGCGATTTGGCGGTTGGTGAGTCCTTCGCCGATGAGGTCGAGCAGGGTGCGTTCCTGGTCGCTGAGTCCGGCGGTGGGGCTGGTGTTGGTGTCGAGGTCGGCACGGAGCTTGGCCATGAGGGTGGCGGCGGCGCGGTTGTCGAGCAGGGATTTGCCGGAGGCGACGTCGCGGATGGCGGTGACGAGCCGCATGCCTTGGATGTCCTTGATCACGTAGCCGCCCGCACCGGCGAGGATCGCGTCGAGCATGGCTTGTTCGTCGGTGAAGGTGGTCAGCATCAGGCAGTGCAGTTCGGGGAGTTTGGAGCGGAGTTCGCGGCAGAGTTCGATGCCGTTGCCGTCGGGGAGCCGGACGTCGAGCACGGCGATGTCGGGGCGTAGCGCGGGGATCCTGGCGAGTGCCTGTCCTACCGATGCGGCTTCGCCGATCACCGTCAGTTCGGGGTCGGATTCCAGCAGATCGGCCACCCCTCGCCGGACCACCTCGTGGTCGTCGACCAGAAACACCGTGATCACGCCGCACTGCCTTTCCACGCCCGAACCTGCCGACGGCGCCAACGCTAGGCCGCCGGAGGCGATCAAGGGCGCGGCAAAGGTCCCGAGTCGAAAGGACCAAGGTCATTTTGCGCGCGGCACCGCGGTGCCGCGCCGGTTCCGCGTCGAGGAGGGTGCTGCCGAACGGCCTCATCGGTTGCCGAGCATGGTTTCGAGATCGGCCGCCGAAAGGACCTGCCCGCCGGGGAGGGCACGCAACGGGGCCTCGCGCCGGGAGTTCCAGAGCACCGCGCGGCGGACGTGATCGGTGGGCATCCGCGCGCGTGCGCCCAGTTGTGCCACCGTGGCGCCGGCCGAGCCAGGCTGCATGCTGGCGCGGCACAACTGCCCGAGCCATCGCTCCTCGGGGATCCAGGCGTCGTTCGCCTGCCCGATCAGCAGGTCGAGGTGCGCGCTGCCGCAGGCGACGACGTGCCGCCGGCCGTCGCAGCTGGGGTCCTCGTGGTCGATCACCGACGAATCCGGCACCAGCGCGCAGAGCGCGTGGCCTGCCGGGATCGCTGCCCCGCAGTACCCGCAGGCGTGGTGGCGCCACGGGAACGGCAGGTGATCGCGGCGAGCGTGCATGAGCTGGCCTCCACGTCCTCGGTCGGGCGGATCCCGTCACCGGGGACTGGGGCGGCGGCCGGCGGTTCGCGGACTTCCACGGCGAGCGTCGCGCGAACCGATCTCCGTACCCGACGGTAGCCCTAGCTCGACGGGTGTGTACGCCGTCTTCGCGGAAATCGCTGGAACGGACGACCGGCGACCCCCGTGGGTGGTCGCGGTTCCGCCGCCGTGCCGTCCGATCCGGTACCCGCGGTACGCATGCCGTTGAAACTCCCGGCTGCCGCCTCTGTCCAGTGTGGACGTTCGAACCGGCTCACTCGATATGCGTCAG is part of the Amycolatopsis sp. CA-230715 genome and encodes:
- a CDS encoding GAF domain-containing sensor histidine kinase; translated protein: MNDRAGSHPQETAPSLRNTVSQLRLRELLREVQDRVDRLVGARDQMDGLLDAMLAVATGLELDATLRRIVHAAIELVDCRYGALGVLNPDRDGLAEFVYEGIDEQTRHRIGNLPTGHGLLGLLIDQPKPIRLDELSHHPASSGFPDHHPPMRTFLGVPVRVRDAVFGNLYLTEKTGGQPFTDDDEVVVQALAAAAGIAVENARLYEETRMRQRWQEATSEIRAQLLTAENPTDVLSLVARQTLVLTDADRAFLAQRADPDVPIEDTTELVITVAAGTGGDELTGHTISVAGTTCGAALCDATPRRVPVLTGELELLGTSWGPGLVLPLRAVSSVSGVLVALRHAERPGFHPDQLPLAAAFADQAATALQLAEDQRQLQELQLLGDRDRIARDLHDHVIQRLFAIGLSLQGTQQRARAPEVRQRLTDTIDDVHNVIGEIRSAIFDLHGGNEGTTKLRSRLHAAIAELTADTGLRSLVRISGPLSVVTPDLADHAEAVLREALSNTVRHANASTVTITVSVDDDLTIDVTDNGVGLPATVARSGLLNLAQRAHTAGGTLTTETPSGGGTRVVWSAPLP
- a CDS encoding response regulator yields the protein MITVFLVDDHEVVRRGVADLLESDPELTVIGEAASVGQALARIPALRPDIAVLDVRLPDGNGIELCRELRSKLPELHCLMLTTFTDEQAMLDAILAGAGGYVIKDIQGMRLVTAIRDVASGKSLLDNRAAATLMAKLRADLDTNTSPTAGLSDQERTLLDLIGEGLTNRQIATRMYLAEKTVKNYVSRLLTKLGMQRRTQAAVLATELRGRHPSD